A single window of Granulicella mallensis MP5ACTX8 DNA harbors:
- a CDS encoding GH92 family glycosyl hydrolase has product MITRRTFLQRASAACAISTLPASKLAHAAHGQTAEDPLRWVDLRIGTGGHGHCFPGAAMPFGAVQLSPDTFNDGWDWCSGYHISDDSIMGFSHTHLSGTGCGDLLDFLVMAGTGPAHLIAGDRKNPDAGYRSRFDHADEHSEPGYYSVILKDYKVHVELTATERAGIHRYTFPASEQAYLIVDLQHGYGAGDGTGPGLVNAAELRQPAPDTLAGGRRTAAWGNDRHSNFTMQFSKKPERIVFYSDNQEVAAPASGTDLTGKNLKAVLYFKTKANEAILVKTGFSGVSPEGAAKNLTAEIPAWNFDQVRTAARNAWRRQLSKIQVQTANETHKRIFYTSLYHMSLGPALFDDVDGQYRGMDNEVHTLPAGQRNFTTFSLWDTFRAAHPTYTLIEPERVPQFVNTLIRMAEQSPDGMPVWPLMGRETGTMTGYHSAAVISEACNKGFTGVDWEKAYGLMMKRAMVDDYRGLGYYRKLHFIPADKEEESVSKTFEYCYDDWSIAHVARKLGKTSDAAMLTQRSTNYRNYFDSSVAFMRPKLEDGSWTTPFNPIDLGHSTKWRDYTESNAWQTTFGVQHDVAGLIQLFGGKDPFVTKLDGLFSAPSTLPANAPPDIAGLVGQYAHGNEPSHHIAYLYVYAGVPHKTQGRIRSLLETMYAAEPDGLQGNEDVGQMSAWYVLSSLGFYPVDPVSGVYIIGSPLFERATVELGGGKKLEIEVRRKDPAHQYVQAFSLNGKPQQRTWFRHEDIAQGGKLVLEMGPEPSATLGADASSLPPSLTL; this is encoded by the coding sequence ATGATCACCCGTAGGACCTTCCTGCAGCGCGCCTCTGCTGCTTGCGCTATCAGCACTCTCCCAGCCAGCAAGCTGGCTCATGCCGCCCATGGTCAAACCGCAGAAGATCCGCTTCGCTGGGTCGATCTGCGCATCGGTACAGGCGGACATGGGCATTGCTTTCCGGGGGCGGCCATGCCCTTCGGCGCAGTTCAGCTCAGCCCTGACACGTTTAATGATGGCTGGGACTGGTGTTCCGGCTATCACATCTCGGATGACTCCATCATGGGATTCAGCCATACCCATCTTAGCGGTACCGGCTGCGGCGATCTTCTGGACTTCTTGGTCATGGCAGGTACCGGACCCGCTCATCTTATCGCTGGAGACCGCAAGAATCCCGATGCCGGATATCGCTCGCGCTTCGATCATGCCGATGAGCACTCCGAGCCGGGCTACTACTCCGTGATCCTGAAGGACTATAAGGTCCACGTCGAACTGACCGCAACGGAGCGCGCAGGCATTCATCGCTATACCTTTCCTGCCAGCGAGCAGGCCTACCTGATCGTCGACCTGCAGCATGGCTACGGTGCAGGGGATGGCACTGGTCCTGGCCTCGTGAATGCTGCAGAGCTTCGCCAGCCCGCGCCGGACACGCTCGCCGGCGGCCGTCGCACCGCTGCCTGGGGAAATGACCGCCACTCCAACTTCACCATGCAGTTTTCGAAGAAGCCGGAACGCATCGTCTTCTACTCCGACAATCAGGAAGTAGCAGCACCGGCAAGCGGAACCGATCTGACGGGCAAGAACCTGAAGGCCGTTCTGTACTTCAAGACGAAGGCGAACGAGGCCATTCTGGTAAAGACTGGCTTCTCCGGCGTAAGCCCGGAGGGTGCAGCCAAGAACCTTACAGCGGAGATTCCGGCATGGAACTTCGATCAGGTACGCACGGCGGCCCGCAATGCCTGGCGCCGCCAGCTCTCCAAGATCCAGGTCCAGACAGCGAACGAGACGCATAAGCGCATCTTCTATACGTCTCTGTATCATATGTCGCTCGGACCGGCGTTGTTTGACGATGTCGACGGCCAGTATCGCGGCATGGACAACGAGGTCCACACGCTTCCTGCTGGACAGCGGAACTTCACCACCTTCTCGTTGTGGGATACCTTCCGCGCGGCGCACCCGACCTACACGCTCATCGAGCCGGAGCGCGTGCCGCAGTTCGTCAACACGCTGATCCGCATGGCCGAGCAGAGCCCCGATGGAATGCCCGTCTGGCCGTTGATGGGAAGAGAGACCGGCACCATGACCGGCTACCACTCCGCGGCGGTGATCTCCGAGGCCTGCAACAAGGGCTTTACCGGCGTTGACTGGGAGAAGGCCTATGGGCTCATGATGAAGCGCGCCATGGTCGACGACTATCGCGGCCTGGGTTACTACCGCAAGCTTCATTTCATTCCCGCGGACAAGGAAGAAGAGTCGGTTTCGAAGACCTTCGAATACTGCTACGACGATTGGTCGATCGCGCATGTCGCACGCAAGCTCGGCAAGACCAGCGATGCGGCCATGCTCACCCAGCGCTCCACCAACTATCGGAACTACTTTGACTCTTCCGTCGCCTTCATGCGGCCCAAGCTGGAGGACGGTAGCTGGACCACGCCCTTCAATCCCATTGACCTGGGACACTCCACCAAGTGGCGCGACTACACCGAATCCAACGCCTGGCAGACCACCTTCGGCGTACAGCATGACGTTGCCGGTCTTATCCAGCTCTTTGGCGGCAAAGATCCCTTCGTCACCAAGCTCGATGGGCTCTTCAGCGCGCCATCGACACTGCCGGCCAACGCACCGCCGGATATCGCAGGCCTTGTCGGGCAGTATGCACACGGTAACGAGCCCTCGCACCACATCGCTTACCTCTATGTATATGCAGGAGTTCCGCACAAGACCCAGGGTCGTATCCGCAGTCTGCTCGAGACGATGTATGCCGCAGAGCCGGACGGTTTGCAGGGCAATGAAGACGTAGGCCAGATGTCGGCATGGTACGTTCTCAGCTCGCTGGGCTTCTATCCCGTGGACCCTGTCAGCGGTGTTTACATCATCGGCTCACCGCTCTTCGAGCGTGCAACGGTTGAACTCGGCGGCGGCAAAAAGCTGGAGATCGAAGTGCGACGCAAAGACCCTGCACACCAGTACGTACAGGCCTTCTCGCTGAATGGAAAGCCGCAACAGAGAACCTGGTTCCGCCACGAAGATATAGCACAGGGCGGAAAGCTTGTCCTCGAAATGGGTCCAGAACCTAGCGCTACTCTTGGGGCGGATGCTTCCAGCCTCCCTCCTTCTCTTACTCTGTAA
- a CDS encoding glycoside hydrolase family 125 protein, translated as MAKAQVPATDHWDIKQGRPKPADRRFRSAAVEEFLTDRSARIGDPALAALFINCFPNTLDTTVAPGQFEGKPDTAVLTGDIPAMWLRDSSAQVWPYLQLAVKDRALRQLLEGVIRRQTRCILIDPYANAFMADLDAPPLSWSTKDLTDMKRGVGERKWEVDSLCYPIRLAHGYWKQTGDTGPFDQQWRQAMRLVVDTLRVQQRKQGLGPYHFQRESTVSTEMLPAHGFGNPVRPVGLIASGFRPSDDACIFPFLVPSNLFAVTSLRQLAKMAHAILHDEALANDASSLASEVEQALQQHAIATTPQGTIWAYEVDGFGGQLLMDDANVPSLLGLPYLESSPDKDLYARTRAFCWSDRNPWFFRGTAGEGIGGPHEGRRMIWPMSQMIYAFTSSNPSEIRQSLKMLKNSAEGFGFMHESYDQDNPKKFTREWFAWANTLFGELVGTLAVSHPELLRS; from the coding sequence ATGGCGAAAGCCCAGGTACCTGCGACGGATCACTGGGACATAAAGCAAGGCAGGCCGAAGCCCGCCGATCGCCGCTTCAGGAGCGCCGCCGTCGAGGAGTTCCTGACGGATCGCAGTGCCCGAATCGGTGATCCTGCGCTGGCAGCTCTATTTATCAATTGCTTTCCGAACACGCTCGATACGACTGTCGCGCCGGGACAGTTCGAAGGCAAACCCGATACAGCGGTGCTCACCGGCGATATTCCCGCGATGTGGTTACGGGATTCCTCCGCGCAAGTGTGGCCTTATCTGCAGTTGGCGGTAAAAGATCGTGCGTTGCGTCAGCTTCTGGAAGGTGTCATTCGGAGGCAGACGCGCTGCATCCTGATCGATCCCTACGCGAACGCCTTTATGGCCGATCTAGATGCTCCTCCGCTGTCCTGGAGCACTAAAGATCTGACCGACATGAAGCGTGGAGTCGGGGAACGCAAATGGGAGGTCGATTCGTTATGCTATCCGATACGGCTGGCCCACGGATATTGGAAGCAGACAGGTGACACCGGCCCGTTTGATCAGCAGTGGCGTCAGGCGATGCGGTTGGTCGTCGACACGCTGCGCGTTCAGCAGCGCAAGCAGGGTCTGGGGCCGTACCACTTTCAGCGTGAGTCGACGGTCTCGACGGAGATGCTGCCCGCACATGGCTTCGGCAATCCGGTTCGCCCTGTGGGGCTGATCGCGTCTGGCTTCCGTCCCTCGGACGATGCCTGCATCTTCCCTTTCCTGGTTCCGTCCAATCTGTTCGCTGTAACGTCGTTGCGGCAACTGGCGAAAATGGCGCACGCAATTCTGCACGATGAGGCCCTGGCCAATGACGCCAGTTCCCTCGCTAGCGAAGTAGAGCAGGCGCTGCAGCAACACGCTATTGCTACGACCCCTCAGGGCACGATCTGGGCGTACGAGGTCGATGGCTTTGGTGGGCAACTCCTGATGGACGATGCCAATGTTCCCAGCCTGCTGGGACTGCCCTATCTCGAAAGCTCGCCGGACAAGGACCTCTATGCGAGAACTCGTGCTTTTTGCTGGAGCGACCGCAATCCGTGGTTCTTCCGTGGCACCGCAGGAGAAGGCATTGGCGGACCGCATGAAGGCAGAAGGATGATCTGGCCCATGTCGCAGATGATCTATGCGTTCACGAGCAGCAATCCCAGCGAGATTCGTCAGTCACTCAAGATGCTGAAGAACTCTGCCGAAGGGTTCGGCTTCATGCATGAGAGCTACGATCAGGACAATCCGAAGAAGTTTACAAGGGAGTGGTTTGCCTGGGCGAATACCCTGTTCGGAGAGCTTGTCGGTACGTTGGCCGTGAGCCATCCTGAGTTGTTGCGCTCTTAG
- a CDS encoding beta-mannosidase gives MQHTEAVGPTGQLQQRQLTTGWRFRAVQSSDHPETTAWHPTTVPGAVHTDLEHAGLIPNPFFGDNEKRLQWIERTDWEYTCDFEVSAAALHQQHAELVFEGLDTFADIQLNGKPVLHTDNMFRSWTFDAKPYLVAGHNTLTILFHSPMNTVTPLVAKAPYVLPGTGYEPFNPAKGIYPVGHYMRKAPYQFGWDWGPRFVTSGIWRPVHLDTWSGARIRSLHLQQESVTAARAITNVSVALDSDVAGSATLEVHLTDPAGHALPVRQISVELDRGANHLLVPVRLDHPQLWWPNGYGPQSRYTVAVNLVRGGQHLATATLHTGLRSVELRRVPDQWGTSFTFIINGVPIYAKGADVVPFDSFPPRTTTAQKRVILTSARDVHMNMLRIWGGGFYETDDFYDLCDELGLMVWHDFMFGGAMVPGDKAYQENVQAEAAEQVERLSDHPSMTIWCGNNEVETAWHNWGDQQKFQKDVTSAQRERVWQDYVVMFRDILKSAVAEHGNGVPYWPSSPGSNFDDAGGTDSNGDVHSWSVWSAGAPYTDYAKIAPRFLSEFGFQSMPDLRTVRSFAGKEEDLSSPLLLTHERFIHGFDRMQQYLKAEFRPARDFPSFVYLSQLMQAEAIQFGVEHMRSLRPQNMGTLYWQLDDCWPVASWASIDYYGRWKALQYYAKRFYAPIVLTPELDSAGHELRLHIVSDEQTPRAAVLRVRFMRFDGTVLSDQHQPVSVAALASTPVAPISLTNVAGFDPTATVAVLSLEQEGRSLATRNVYFTRSADLALQQPQINAQVHTEGSGFVVELSTPVLARAVALSFGDLDAKLDDNYFDVLPHEPRRIHVASKVSLAEIQKALAVRSLFDSTVQAGHK, from the coding sequence ATGCAGCATACCGAAGCAGTTGGCCCGACAGGGCAGTTGCAGCAGCGGCAGCTCACGACGGGTTGGCGCTTTCGTGCCGTCCAGTCTTCAGACCACCCCGAAACGACCGCATGGCATCCGACTACTGTGCCCGGCGCAGTTCACACCGATCTTGAACACGCGGGTCTGATTCCTAATCCGTTCTTCGGGGATAACGAAAAACGCCTCCAGTGGATCGAACGAACAGACTGGGAGTACACCTGCGATTTCGAGGTGAGCGCGGCCGCCCTGCATCAGCAGCACGCGGAGTTGGTCTTTGAAGGGCTCGATACCTTTGCCGACATTCAACTCAATGGCAAGCCTGTCCTGCACACGGACAATATGTTCCGCTCATGGACCTTCGATGCGAAGCCCTATTTGGTTGCAGGGCATAACACGCTCACGATCCTCTTCCATTCGCCGATGAATACGGTGACGCCTCTGGTGGCGAAGGCTCCCTATGTCCTGCCTGGGACTGGCTACGAGCCCTTCAATCCCGCGAAGGGGATCTATCCCGTCGGACATTACATGCGCAAAGCTCCCTACCAGTTCGGCTGGGACTGGGGCCCTAGATTCGTAACCTCCGGTATATGGCGCCCGGTACATCTGGATACCTGGAGCGGGGCTCGCATCCGCAGCCTGCATCTTCAGCAGGAGTCCGTCACTGCTGCCCGTGCCATCACGAACGTAAGCGTTGCACTGGACTCTGATGTCGCAGGCTCGGCAACCCTGGAAGTGCACCTCACCGATCCCGCCGGCCACGCGCTGCCCGTGCGGCAGATCTCTGTAGAACTCGATCGCGGCGCGAATCATCTACTGGTTCCGGTACGACTCGATCATCCACAGCTCTGGTGGCCCAATGGCTATGGTCCGCAGAGTCGCTATACGGTTGCGGTCAATCTTGTACGGGGTGGCCAGCATCTTGCAACTGCTACCTTGCACACAGGCCTGCGCTCTGTTGAGTTGAGGCGCGTGCCGGATCAGTGGGGAACCAGCTTTACATTCATCATCAATGGGGTTCCGATCTACGCGAAGGGCGCAGACGTTGTTCCTTTCGATAGCTTTCCACCTCGTACGACAACTGCTCAGAAACGCGTGATCCTGACCTCGGCGCGCGATGTCCACATGAACATGCTGCGCATCTGGGGTGGTGGCTTCTACGAGACCGATGATTTTTACGATCTCTGCGATGAGCTCGGACTGATGGTCTGGCACGATTTCATGTTTGGCGGTGCGATGGTGCCCGGAGACAAGGCCTACCAGGAGAACGTCCAGGCCGAAGCTGCAGAGCAGGTCGAGCGTCTCAGCGACCATCCCAGCATGACGATCTGGTGCGGCAATAATGAAGTCGAGACGGCCTGGCATAACTGGGGCGATCAGCAGAAGTTCCAGAAGGACGTCACGTCGGCCCAGCGCGAACGTGTCTGGCAGGATTACGTCGTCATGTTTCGCGACATCCTCAAGAGCGCTGTGGCCGAGCATGGCAATGGCGTGCCTTACTGGCCCAGCTCGCCCGGCTCCAACTTTGACGATGCCGGCGGCACAGACAGCAATGGCGATGTGCACTCCTGGAGCGTATGGAGTGCAGGAGCACCCTACACGGACTACGCCAAAATAGCTCCACGCTTTCTCTCCGAGTTCGGTTTCCAATCCATGCCCGATCTGCGTACCGTGCGTAGCTTCGCTGGCAAGGAGGAAGATCTAAGCTCACCCCTGTTGCTCACCCACGAACGCTTCATCCACGGCTTCGATCGCATGCAGCAATACCTTAAGGCTGAGTTCCGGCCTGCTCGCGATTTTCCGTCGTTCGTCTACCTGAGCCAGCTAATGCAGGCTGAGGCCATCCAGTTTGGCGTCGAACACATGCGCAGCCTGCGTCCGCAGAACATGGGAACGCTTTATTGGCAGCTCGACGATTGCTGGCCCGTAGCTTCATGGGCCTCTATTGACTACTACGGCCGCTGGAAGGCGCTTCAGTACTATGCAAAGCGTTTCTATGCGCCGATCGTCCTGACGCCCGAACTGGACAGTGCCGGGCATGAACTGCGTCTGCACATCGTCTCTGATGAGCAGACGCCGCGCGCCGCTGTTCTCCGTGTTCGGTTTATGCGCTTCGATGGGACGGTCCTGAGCGATCAGCATCAGCCTGTCTCGGTCGCGGCTTTGGCCAGCACGCCCGTGGCTCCTATCTCGCTCACCAACGTTGCAGGCTTCGATCCTACGGCTACAGTTGCTGTTCTCTCGCTTGAGCAAGAGGGTCGATCCCTGGCGACTCGCAACGTCTACTTCACTCGTAGTGCCGATCTCGCTCTTCAACAGCCGCAAATCAACGCCCAGGTGCACACCGAAGGTTCAGGCTTTGTCGTGGAATTGAGCACTCCGGTGCTGGCGCGTGCGGTGGCTCTCAGCTTTGGCGATCTCGATGCGAAGCTGGACGACAACTACTTCGACGTTCTTCCCCATGAGCCACGCAGAATTCACGTTGCGAGTAAAGTCTCTCTGGCGGAGATCCAGAAGGCGCTTGCTGTGCGATCGCTTTTTGACTCTACGGTGCAGGCCGGACATAAGTAG
- a CDS encoding TonB-dependent receptor — protein MMKFASKKKLLKYLSGIAIATATLFCTPFAQAQNVTGSITGTVTDSSGAIVSGARVIAHDLDTGVDSPTSTNSSGLYRIQYLPIGRYQVTIEANGFGKETVPPFTLEILQIATFNVALKVGSTAETVEVSTAAPILNTSDATLGTTFTANAIQNVPLNGLNFSALTMLIPGAINTNGTSGLTGNNAIERDTYYSDVPSINGNRSQANNYTLDGIDMNETFNNIIAYNPAPEALQEIKVLTANSPAEYGNVNGGGVVSVLKSGTNKFHGSAYAYVQNQTLDANSWGNDHNATFTPINPFTQTQFGGTLGGPIKKDKLFFFGDYLGNRYHTTKTDKTSVFTSAMRSGDFSALLNPPIGAATGVANAPIQLYDPLNHFAPFVNNQISILNPVAKFLFAHPDLYPLPNAIPDDGIASNNYHGVDKSYTVNNQFDVKIEYDPRAADKITGFYSQSTAYDQAGTVLAISFPSLNRYPTKIMGANWVHIFSPAIVNSARAGYTRVIFRQSNPSDPSGQFGLTGNAKVGIPFAVQSDPGYSFQNLSDPSSITGGGTPAFDANITDNTFTYMDNITWQRGLHLISAGVQALRYENNYTTDNNAGFLGSLLYKGGYTANASADEGLGDGAADFLLDRVTEATVTSQGIRVGNRQWRAAGFIQDDWKAFPNLTFNLGVRYEYDQPWYEQNNKTGNVLVGTGQVIYAGSVPANAPAGSGVCSNRACYQPNYKQIMPRFGFAYQATDRFVVRGGYGATSFFEGNAANQRLTSITPFVQSVDINQVAPTPGNPGQAPRTAEQGFAVDNASDINFNGSSYNIYPQNIQPAYVQEWSLTTEYALTRTTSLVVGYLGEQGQHIEDYGNVNQYLVNGDPTTAPYFNNAALGVGSSKLLITESRGLMNYNALQTTLRQRATHGLEFTFNYTYGKAMTNSLGNYALNVNGYSGAFQNYYDSHADYGVAGTDVKHSVSGLLVYALPFGRGQQFGSGLNRVVDVFVGGWKLSSTGFAYSGLPETITGPDDGSNSYGVSRANQYRPLKIAHRQLGAWFGTDPSALTCKQAGVDNGVCAFGAAASNAFGSSSNGSVRGPGYWTADLSVSKDFHLFAEHVLNFHFDAFNVFNHPSLGNPDTNISDSTFGQINTVRSTERLVQVSAKYSF, from the coding sequence ATGATGAAATTCGCCAGTAAGAAGAAGCTTCTCAAGTACCTCTCCGGGATTGCGATTGCCACGGCAACGCTCTTCTGTACACCGTTTGCGCAGGCACAAAACGTCACCGGCTCCATCACCGGCACGGTGACGGATTCGAGCGGCGCTATTGTTTCGGGAGCCAGGGTCATCGCGCATGACCTGGACACCGGTGTGGATTCGCCGACAAGCACCAACTCATCCGGCCTGTATCGCATCCAGTACCTGCCGATCGGGCGGTATCAGGTCACGATAGAGGCCAACGGGTTTGGCAAGGAGACCGTGCCTCCGTTTACGCTCGAAATTCTCCAGATCGCGACGTTCAATGTGGCTCTCAAGGTAGGCAGCACGGCTGAGACGGTAGAGGTTTCGACGGCCGCGCCCATTCTCAATACCAGCGATGCGACATTAGGCACGACGTTTACGGCGAATGCTATTCAGAATGTGCCACTCAATGGCCTTAATTTTTCTGCCCTGACTATGCTCATTCCCGGCGCCATCAATACAAACGGCACGTCCGGACTGACGGGTAACAACGCTATCGAGCGTGATACCTATTACTCCGATGTTCCGAGCATCAATGGAAATCGATCTCAGGCAAACAACTACACGCTTGATGGTATCGATATGAATGAGACCTTCAACAACATCATTGCGTATAACCCAGCGCCTGAAGCTCTTCAGGAGATCAAGGTTCTAACGGCAAACTCTCCTGCGGAGTATGGCAATGTAAATGGCGGTGGAGTTGTCAGCGTATTGAAGAGCGGAACTAATAAGTTCCATGGTTCGGCCTATGCCTACGTCCAGAATCAGACCCTGGATGCTAACTCATGGGGGAACGATCATAACGCAACGTTCACGCCGATTAACCCTTTCACGCAAACACAGTTTGGCGGCACCCTGGGTGGACCGATCAAGAAGGATAAGCTGTTTTTCTTCGGCGATTATCTGGGCAATCGATATCACACGACGAAAACGGACAAAACTTCTGTATTTACCTCTGCCATGAGATCGGGCGATTTTTCAGCATTGCTGAATCCTCCGATAGGAGCTGCCACCGGCGTAGCGAACGCGCCCATTCAGCTCTATGATCCACTGAATCATTTTGCCCCTTTTGTGAACAATCAAATTTCGATTTTGAATCCTGTGGCAAAGTTCCTCTTCGCGCACCCTGATCTGTATCCGCTCCCCAATGCGATACCCGATGACGGCATTGCTTCGAATAACTATCACGGTGTGGACAAGAGCTATACGGTCAACAATCAGTTCGACGTCAAAATCGAATACGATCCTCGTGCCGCAGATAAGATTACCGGGTTCTACTCACAATCCACTGCTTACGATCAGGCTGGCACGGTCCTGGCGATCTCATTCCCGTCCCTCAATCGCTATCCCACCAAGATTATGGGTGCAAACTGGGTCCATATTTTTTCTCCTGCAATCGTTAATTCCGCTCGCGCGGGATATACCCGAGTCATCTTTCGCCAATCCAATCCGAGCGATCCAAGTGGACAGTTTGGCCTAACTGGAAATGCGAAAGTGGGAATCCCCTTCGCTGTACAGTCCGATCCCGGCTATTCGTTTCAGAACCTATCGGACCCCAGCTCCATCACGGGTGGCGGCACTCCAGCGTTTGATGCCAACATTACGGACAACACCTTTACCTACATGGATAACATTACCTGGCAGCGTGGCTTGCATCTCATCAGTGCGGGTGTGCAGGCGTTACGTTATGAGAATAACTACACAACCGACAATAACGCCGGTTTTCTTGGCTCACTGCTCTACAAGGGCGGTTATACGGCCAACGCTAGTGCAGACGAGGGGCTCGGTGATGGCGCAGCCGACTTTCTTCTGGACCGTGTGACGGAAGCAACGGTTACTTCTCAGGGAATTCGTGTAGGCAACCGCCAGTGGCGCGCCGCCGGCTTTATCCAGGATGACTGGAAGGCTTTCCCTAACCTGACCTTCAATCTCGGCGTCCGGTATGAGTACGATCAGCCCTGGTATGAGCAAAACAACAAGACCGGCAATGTTCTGGTCGGCACAGGTCAGGTCATTTACGCAGGAAGTGTTCCTGCCAATGCCCCGGCCGGCTCAGGGGTTTGTAGCAATCGCGCCTGCTATCAGCCAAACTACAAGCAGATCATGCCTCGCTTCGGTTTTGCTTACCAGGCTACGGACCGTTTCGTCGTTCGTGGCGGTTATGGTGCAACCAGTTTCTTTGAGGGCAACGCTGCTAATCAGAGGTTGACTTCCATTACTCCCTTTGTCCAATCCGTAGACATAAATCAGGTCGCACCTACGCCAGGAAATCCTGGACAGGCTCCCCGCACGGCGGAGCAGGGCTTCGCGGTCGACAATGCAAGCGATATCAACTTCAACGGTTCGTCTTACAACATCTATCCACAGAATATTCAGCCGGCTTATGTGCAGGAGTGGAGCCTGACCACGGAATATGCTCTCACTCGTACGACATCCCTTGTGGTTGGGTATCTCGGAGAGCAGGGGCAACACATCGAAGACTACGGCAACGTCAACCAATACCTGGTGAACGGCGATCCCACGACGGCTCCTTATTTCAACAACGCGGCGCTAGGCGTCGGCTCAAGCAAGTTGTTGATTACGGAATCGCGAGGCCTGATGAACTACAACGCCTTGCAAACTACCTTGCGCCAGCGTGCAACACACGGTCTGGAGTTCACCTTCAATTACACCTATGGCAAGGCCATGACGAACAGCCTTGGAAACTATGCTCTCAACGTCAATGGATATAGCGGCGCATTCCAGAACTACTACGATAGCCATGCCGACTACGGTGTTGCCGGAACCGATGTGAAGCACAGTGTGTCGGGGCTGCTGGTGTACGCGCTGCCTTTTGGGCGCGGACAGCAGTTCGGCTCAGGTCTTAACCGTGTTGTGGATGTCTTTGTTGGCGGCTGGAAGCTGTCCAGTACCGGCTTTGCCTACTCGGGCCTTCCGGAAACGATCACAGGACCGGATGATGGCTCAAACAGTTATGGAGTCTCACGTGCCAACCAGTACCGGCCCTTGAAGATCGCTCATCGTCAGCTTGGTGCGTGGTTTGGAACTGATCCTTCTGCGCTTACATGTAAGCAAGCTGGAGTCGATAACGGAGTGTGCGCCTTTGGTGCAGCAGCTTCCAATGCGTTTGGCTCCTCATCGAATGGCAGCGTTCGTGGTCCTGGCTACTGGACTGCCGATCTCTCTGTGTCCAAGGATTTTCATCTGTTCGCGGAACATGTCCTGAACTTCCACTTCGATGCTTTCAACGTATTCAACCACCCGAGCCTGGGCAATCCTGATACCAATATCAGCGATTCGACCTTCGGTCAGATTAACACCGTGCGTTCGACAGAGCGCCTCGTGCAAGTGAGTGCCAAATATAGCTTCTAA
- a CDS encoding DeoR/GlpR family DNA-binding transcription regulator, which yields MAPKTQDRANQILHLLLQKGQSCVEDLAVTINASPASVRRDLIKLAQRGLVNRTHGSVELAGKMTYEPFRFDAAFPLRAERFADEKRRIAIAAAEMVNEGDTVALSSGTTTTQVARSLRHREGIHIVTNAVNIGMELSSLPNARVTLTGGSIRWPGAFSMVGATAFDSLQRLFFDKVFMGACGIHPEHGLTVIESDEALILGEMVKHSKQVIAVADASKLGMFTATKVCGTDALHAIITDDSVDPGLVEDFQRKQIKVIVV from the coding sequence ATGGCTCCAAAGACGCAGGACCGCGCAAATCAGATCCTTCATCTTCTTCTTCAGAAAGGCCAGAGCTGCGTTGAGGACCTGGCGGTTACGATCAATGCTTCTCCGGCGAGCGTACGGCGCGACCTCATCAAACTCGCACAGCGCGGCCTTGTGAACCGCACTCATGGCAGCGTGGAACTGGCCGGAAAGATGACCTACGAGCCGTTCCGGTTTGACGCAGCCTTTCCGCTGCGCGCAGAACGCTTCGCCGATGAGAAGCGGCGCATCGCCATTGCTGCCGCCGAGATGGTCAACGAAGGCGATACGGTTGCGCTATCGTCAGGTACAACCACCACGCAGGTCGCCCGCAGCCTGCGGCATCGTGAAGGCATCCATATTGTGACGAATGCGGTGAATATCGGGATGGAGCTTTCCAGCCTTCCGAACGCGCGTGTGACTCTCACCGGAGGCTCGATCCGGTGGCCCGGCGCGTTCTCCATGGTCGGCGCAACGGCCTTCGATTCGCTGCAGCGGCTCTTCTTTGACAAGGTGTTTATGGGTGCCTGCGGGATTCATCCCGAGCATGGCCTGACCGTGATCGAATCCGACGAAGCTCTGATCCTCGGCGAGATGGTGAAGCATTCCAAGCAGGTGATTGCGGTGGCCGATGCCAGCAAGCTCGGCATGTTTACCGCGACCAAGGTCTGTGGCACCGACGCCCTGCATGCCATCATCACGGACGACAGCGTTGACCCCGGGCTCGTCGAAGATTTTCAGCGCAAACAGATCAAAGTAATCGTTGTTTAG